A single genomic interval of Ruminococcus sp. NK3A76 harbors:
- a CDS encoding DUF4367 domain-containing protein, whose product MDNRILCAALSNVCEEELLGFCGESAYEEHRFSKGFEEKMRNIIHPKEPVNVKKRIRLAFVAAAILAAGFLLGMSSGGKWGFDINKNEDGVYASFNVDSVKDAKKKVTDRYELGFVPQGYEQIEEYIQPFGQSISYIYAKDTGSDDDWQTVSFCCCTPYNYRNILLGDEGKRSIIVEDGIQYYIAEPSEGYTAVIWYQDGYVMVVSGTVDKNEALDLCRSVKIKEE is encoded by the coding sequence TTGGATAACAGAATTCTTTGCGCCGCATTGTCAAATGTGTGCGAGGAGGAGCTTCTCGGTTTTTGCGGGGAGAGTGCTTATGAAGAGCACAGATTCTCAAAGGGCTTTGAAGAAAAAATGCGCAACATTATTCACCCGAAAGAACCCGTTAATGTCAAAAAGCGTATAAGGCTTGCATTTGTTGCTGCGGCGATACTGGCGGCAGGCTTTCTGCTCGGTATGTCATCGGGCGGCAAATGGGGCTTTGACATAAACAAGAATGAAGACGGCGTTTATGCGAGCTTCAATGTTGATTCCGTCAAGGATGCCAAAAAGAAAGTCACCGACCGCTACGAGCTTGGCTTTGTGCCGCAGGGATACGAGCAGATCGAGGAATACATCCAGCCCTTCGGGCAAAGCATCTCATATATTTATGCAAAGGACACGGGCAGCGATGATGACTGGCAGACTGTCAGCTTTTGCTGCTGCACGCCCTATAATTACCGGAATATTCTTTTAGGCGACGAGGGCAAAAGAAGCATTATCGTTGAGGACGGCATTCAGTATTACATCGCCGAGCCGAGCGAGGGCTACACCGCCGTTATATGGTACCAGGACGGCTATGTAATGGTCGTTTCGGGCACAGTAGACAAAAACGAAGCACTTGATTTGTGCAGATCGGTGAAAATCAAAGAGGAATGA
- a CDS encoding DUF1653 domain-containing protein, which yields MTYEEAVRSIPKGRYRHYKGGEYEVLEIARLVSPSKE from the coding sequence ATGACCTATGAAGAAGCAGTAAGATCTATCCCGAAAGGAAGATACCGCCACTACAAGGGCGGCGAATACGAAGTCCTTGAAATAGCAAGGCTTGTTTCACCAAGCAAAGAGTAA
- a CDS encoding helix-turn-helix domain-containing protein, protein MNLTEKQQIISQVVLLLERLIESQSPKPEPKPQSSESQPLEMLTVKECAALVNGLSEHTVRQLVAQDKVAYVRAGSGVRGKILVSKASLLKYLGVAN, encoded by the coding sequence TTGAATTTAACTGAAAAGCAGCAGATCATTTCGCAGGTAGTCCTGCTATTGGAGCGGCTTATCGAATCGCAGTCGCCCAAGCCAGAACCAAAACCTCAATCGAGCGAATCTCAGCCTCTTGAAATGCTCACCGTCAAGGAGTGTGCTGCACTTGTAAATGGCTTATCCGAGCATACGGTTCGACAGCTTGTTGCACAAGACAAGGTCGCCTATGTTCGTGCAGGCAGCGGTGTGCGTGGCAAGATATTGGTGAGCAAAGCGTCACTGCTAAAGTATCTTGGAGTAGCAAATTGA
- a CDS encoding sigma-70 family RNA polymerase sigma factor: protein MTKDEISALAERAKNKDKKAFEALYNEYKNKVYFFALRYVKSTGIAEDMTSETFVTAFERISALRQNESFVGWLYTICYSKCIHYIKEEAKTERLDDDNALDTSEINDAVMLPDDYAVNEQTKVQLREMIDSLDTKSRSAIIMYYYDELSMREIAKAQGISENAADLRLFRARKKLKKQIEKLFSKGGMLSLAPISALLENISFEGFAAKGGKAAVKKSLAMKIAAVSAAGMVVVSAGAVLLKKQFGDDRLAYSDLSLGLGTVNVCDEGILSSERGFMHFTDFASGESAVLCSRPDCRHNDENCYAYFDKPVFEDIYDGSLYVLDNGDALNGSRLFKCNTDGSDRKVIAELDCEGALEMTYVMKGGRLFCFTFNVDTQTNDMTYYPTIIDLENGKASKGDALTDGCKMLYTDGERMYYSFLGTKADLNEYMQNHTSDEIDKYISDPDNLIFKLMCFDGESVRQISGFDSKLQAIYYDGENAIAFEPDLNTYYLTDLNGNKKSELISSPASVCPYMYSTVVFTDTLGNAHYYDKQSGTLVNTSSKQIPQLVFGNRVIFSADEYCSLDSWVNGKADEQRQTLPIKLDDEYFKTHWQGKKVLHVYSDLSITDTDNAAFNDRLVMLGKGYVVSFDMADRYDTALEYTEQLKSMKIVIQALIYLQPLHFRRVRTQGLTP from the coding sequence ATGACAAAAGATGAGATATCGGCTCTTGCTGAAAGGGCTAAGAATAAAGATAAAAAAGCTTTTGAAGCTCTTTATAACGAATACAAAAACAAAGTCTATTTCTTTGCACTCAGATATGTAAAAAGCACAGGGATAGCTGAGGATATGACCTCGGAGACTTTTGTGACGGCATTTGAAAGGATCTCGGCACTTCGGCAAAATGAATCATTTGTCGGGTGGCTTTATACGATATGCTACAGCAAGTGTATCCATTACATCAAGGAGGAAGCAAAGACCGAGCGTCTTGATGATGATAACGCTCTTGATACTTCAGAAATAAATGACGCAGTTATGCTGCCTGATGACTATGCTGTAAACGAGCAGACAAAAGTACAGCTTCGTGAAATGATAGATTCACTTGATACAAAGTCACGCTCGGCAATTATTATGTATTACTATGACGAGCTTAGTATGAGAGAGATAGCAAAGGCACAGGGAATAAGCGAGAATGCTGCCGATCTGCGGCTTTTTAGGGCGAGAAAAAAGCTCAAAAAGCAAATAGAAAAGCTTTTTTCAAAGGGAGGTATGCTGAGTTTAGCACCAATATCGGCGCTTCTTGAAAACATATCATTTGAGGGCTTTGCGGCAAAAGGCGGCAAGGCTGCCGTTAAAAAGAGCCTTGCTATGAAAATAGCGGCAGTATCCGCAGCAGGGATGGTGGTGGTATCGGCAGGTGCAGTGCTGCTAAAAAAGCAATTTGGAGATGACAGGCTTGCATATTCCGATCTGTCACTCGGCTTGGGTACTGTCAATGTATGCGACGAAGGAATACTGAGCAGCGAGCGCGGGTTTATGCATTTTACCGACTTTGCAAGCGGTGAGAGCGCCGTGCTGTGCTCAAGACCTGATTGCAGGCATAATGATGAAAACTGTTATGCGTATTTTGACAAACCTGTGTTTGAGGATATTTACGACGGCTCGCTCTATGTGCTGGATAACGGAGATGCGCTCAATGGATCAAGGTTATTTAAGTGCAATACAGACGGCAGCGACAGAAAGGTCATAGCAGAGCTTGACTGTGAGGGCGCTCTTGAGATGACATATGTTATGAAGGGCGGAAGGCTGTTTTGTTTTACCTTCAATGTGGATACGCAGACAAATGATATGACCTATTACCCGACAATAATTGACCTTGAAAACGGCAAAGCAAGCAAGGGAGATGCGCTTACAGACGGCTGTAAAATGCTCTATACTGACGGGGAAAGGATGTATTACAGCTTTCTCGGAACAAAGGCTGACTTGAATGAATATATGCAAAACCACACCTCTGATGAAATAGATAAGTACATCTCAGACCCCGATAACCTTATTTTTAAGCTGATGTGCTTTGACGGGGAAAGTGTGCGGCAGATAAGCGGCTTTGACAGCAAATTACAGGCTATATACTATGACGGAGAAAATGCAATAGCGTTTGAGCCTGACTTAAACACCTACTATCTGACTGATCTTAACGGCAATAAAAAAAGCGAGCTTATATCCTCTCCTGCAAGTGTATGTCCTTATATGTATAGTACCGTTGTTTTTACTGATACTCTCGGGAATGCACATTACTACGACAAGCAAAGCGGAACGCTTGTTAATACAAGCTCAAAGCAGATACCGCAGCTTGTTTTCGGCAATAGAGTTATTTTTTCCGCTGATGAATACTGCTCGCTTGACAGTTGGGTAAACGGCAAGGCTGATGAACAAAGACAGACATTACCGATAAAACTTGATGATGAATACTTTAAAACACATTGGCAGGGTAAAAAGGTTTTGCACGTCTACAGCGATCTAAGCATTACCGATACCGACAATGCGGCTTTTAATGACAGGCTCGTAATGCTTGGCAAGGGGTATGTTGTAAGCTTTGATATGGCAGATAGATATGACACGGCGCTTGAATATACCGAGCAGCTTAAAAGCATGAAAATTGTAATACAGGCATTGATATATTTGCAACCCCTGCACTTTCGGAGGGTGAGGACACAAGGCCTTACACCTTAA
- a CDS encoding ABC transporter ATP-binding protein: MKLTIKDLTKQYGNFTALGSFSCDFTPGVYGLLGPNGAGKSTLMNIITDNLKPTSGSVLFDGRETSEMGAEFRRLLGFMPQQQGLYPNFTLERFLYYMAALKGMNKTDAKADIERLIRLVNLDSARSKRLGGFSGGMKQRALIVQAMLGDPKIIILDEPTAGLDPKERIRIRNLVAEIAFEKIVIIATHVVSDIEFIAKEVLLLKQGELIGKGKPHELCKTIDGKVFEITASEEKLSDISDSCKVGNISKDEHNIYVRVISKDKPNDYKFIPVKPDLEDLYLYYFD; the protein is encoded by the coding sequence ATGAAACTGACGATCAAAGATCTTACAAAGCAATACGGAAATTTCACGGCGCTTGGCAGCTTCTCCTGCGACTTCACCCCTGGCGTTTACGGTCTGCTGGGTCCCAACGGTGCAGGCAAGTCAACACTAATGAACATCATCACCGATAACCTCAAACCCACCTCGGGCAGCGTTCTGTTTGACGGACGCGAGACCTCCGAGATGGGCGCCGAGTTTCGCCGCCTGCTTGGCTTTATGCCGCAGCAGCAGGGACTTTACCCGAATTTTACGCTGGAGCGTTTCCTATACTATATGGCGGCGCTTAAAGGTATGAACAAAACTGATGCAAAAGCTGATATAGAACGACTAATTAGGCTTGTGAATCTTGACAGCGCACGTTCAAAGCGGCTCGGCGGCTTTTCGGGTGGTATGAAGCAGCGTGCGCTTATTGTTCAGGCGATGCTCGGTGATCCGAAGATCATCATTCTCGACGAGCCCACCGCAGGCCTTGATCCGAAGGAACGTATAAGAATACGAAACCTTGTGGCAGAGATCGCATTTGAGAAAATAGTCATAATCGCCACACACGTTGTCTCGGATATTGAGTTTATAGCTAAAGAGGTCTTGCTGCTGAAACAAGGCGAGCTGATCGGCAAGGGGAAGCCTCATGAGCTATGCAAAACGATAGATGGCAAGGTTTTTGAAATCACGGCAAGCGAAGAAAAACTATCCGATATTTCGGACAGCTGCAAGGTGGGTAACATCTCAAAGGACGAGCATAATATCTATGTCAGAGTAATATCGAAGGACAAGCCAAATGACTATAAATTCATCCCTGTCAAGCCCGATCTTGAAGATCTCTACCTCTATTATTTCGATTGA
- a CDS encoding sigma-70 family RNA polymerase sigma factor, protein MLSACMALIDSKAQREEFEIFYNDNKNLGYSKAYSILHDEQAAEDALSEAFLRLAKCFQKVHNLSSHKLLSYFVIIVKNVAIDMLRHSGSVNEIRFDDEIDYSDSEIEDVNIERLEECIKRLSEADRELLYLRYELELSHIDIAKSFGITEAASRQRLRHAKAKLKAELLKE, encoded by the coding sequence ATGCTTTCAGCTTGTATGGCGCTAATTGACAGTAAGGCGCAGAGAGAAGAATTTGAAATATTCTATAATGATAATAAAAACCTCGGGTACTCAAAGGCATATTCCATTCTGCATGACGAGCAGGCGGCGGAGGACGCTTTGTCCGAGGCGTTTTTGCGACTTGCTAAATGTTTTCAAAAAGTTCACAATTTATCTTCTCACAAATTACTGTCCTATTTCGTTATAATTGTCAAGAACGTTGCAATTGATATGCTCAGACATTCAGGCAGCGTTAACGAAATAAGGTTTGATGATGAGATCGACTATTCGGACTCTGAGATCGAGGACGTTAATATCGAAAGGCTTGAGGAATGCATTAAAAGGCTCTCGGAGGCTGACAGAGAGCTGCTTTATCTTCGTTATGAGCTGGAGCTTTCTCATATTGATATTGCAAAGAGCTTCGGTATAACAGAAGCTGCATCAAGACAGCGGCTGAGACACGCTAAAGCCAAACTCAAAGCCGAGCTTTTAAAGGAGTGA
- a CDS encoding relaxase/mobilization nuclease domain-containing protein: MPYCKSVAVHRNVKQALTYILNPDKTDERVLTISLNCMTEPDFAYTQMKAVYEQYARRSYDAPPSKSGKSPVKAIHYIMSFSDSENVTPELAHKIGMAFVRKMFGDDVQAVIATHVNTDHVHNHILINSYSLTGKRFYDNKASVRKMREVTNGVCRAFGITPALNFENEGRSLNYSEWQHKKNGTSWKEQIRKAIDSLIPSVSSFDDLLAELERLGFTIKRDKNILIKAPGQQRSVSLWKLGEDYTEESVNTRIGMIQVFAEPIKNQVDVYKLSEMLAVINKDHISSIGDLEGRILRLRKEYEKNKGEKCLKKLKEYLDIRDTYNEISRGDYISKLVEEERQRKENETQKTKKKPNKRR, encoded by the coding sequence TTGCCGTACTGTAAATCTGTGGCTGTCCACCGTAATGTCAAGCAAGCGCTGACTTACATACTGAACCCTGACAAAACCGACGAGCGAGTTTTGACGATCTCGCTGAATTGCATGACCGAGCCCGATTTCGCCTACACGCAGATGAAGGCGGTTTACGAGCAGTACGCAAGGCGCAGCTATGATGCCCCTCCGAGCAAAAGCGGCAAAAGTCCTGTCAAGGCGATACACTACATAATGAGTTTTTCGGATTCCGAGAACGTCACGCCCGAGCTTGCCCACAAGATAGGTATGGCATTTGTCCGCAAGATGTTTGGCGACGATGTGCAGGCGGTCATCGCCACGCACGTCAACACCGATCACGTTCACAATCATATCTTGATAAATTCGTACTCGCTCACAGGCAAGCGGTTTTATGACAACAAGGCTTCGGTCAGAAAAATGCGTGAGGTCACGAACGGGGTGTGCAGAGCGTTTGGCATTACTCCTGCCCTCAACTTTGAGAACGAGGGTAGGTCGCTAAACTACTCCGAATGGCAGCATAAAAAGAACGGCACGTCATGGAAAGAGCAAATCAGAAAAGCAATTGACAGCTTGATACCCAGCGTCAGCAGCTTTGATGATCTGCTTGCTGAACTTGAAAGGCTTGGCTTTACGATCAAGCGTGATAAGAACATTCTGATAAAAGCCCCAGGGCAGCAGCGGTCGGTCAGCTTGTGGAAGCTGGGGGAGGACTACACCGAGGAGTCAGTCAATACGAGAATAGGTATGATTCAGGTTTTTGCAGAGCCTATTAAAAATCAAGTTGATGTTTACAAACTCTCGGAGATGCTGGCTGTCATCAATAAGGATCATATTTCATCAATCGGTGATCTGGAAGGGAGGATTCTGAGGTTGAGAAAAGAGTATGAAAAGAATAAGGGTGAGAAATGTCTGAAGAAACTGAAGGAGTATTTGGATATTCGGGATACTTACAATGAAATATCTCGTGGTGATTATATCTCCAAACTCGTTGAAGAGGAAAGACAGCGTAAAGAAAACGAAACACAGAAAACCAAAAAGAAACCGAACAAAAGGCGTTAG
- a CDS encoding plasmid mobilization relaxosome protein MobC — protein sequence MKIARKNKTLRRKEIVYSAEEWAQIEEKAKACHLKTSTFIRAMSLNGEVKKINLKELAPLLNGMRVISRNINQVAKKANETCSIYAEDIEKLRQEVSELCRTVNLWLSTVMSSKR from the coding sequence ATGAAAATAGCAAGAAAAAACAAAACGCTCCGCCGCAAGGAGATAGTGTATTCAGCTGAGGAGTGGGCACAAATTGAGGAAAAGGCTAAGGCTTGTCACTTGAAGACCTCTACTTTTATTAGGGCGATGTCACTAAATGGTGAGGTGAAAAAAATAAATCTAAAAGAGCTTGCACCGCTACTAAACGGCATGAGGGTCATATCAAGAAATATCAATCAGGTGGCGAAGAAAGCCAACGAAACGTGCAGCATTTATGCCGAGGATATTGAAAAGCTCCGTCAGGAGGTGAGCGAACTTTGCCGTACTGTAAATCTGTGGCTGTCCACCGTAATGTCAAGCAAGCGCTGA
- a CDS encoding IS4 family transposase, translating into MKYAGRLRKTLWDIIDVICSQRDEFFVSSKSNFTRKGKFKPRDIFKALLLMEDRSLSHELLPYFDFKKNTPTPSAFVQARAKIKPSAFEALFDRLVSATTDNKKKYLYKGYRLFAVDGSDSHVPTNPDDRASYFSNPNGRHYNLFHINAMYDLLRHTYTDVVIKKKRNCDEREAFIEMVEKHRNDDIPIIFIADRGYESYNDMAHIIESGHRFLIRVQDIDSRGIAAGLGLPDRFFDECITLQLTRRYTQDIKEMMNNDHRIKHITTAFDYLPRSFDRTAPPQFYELPIRIVRFKVKEKYEVIMTNLPKEKFPPIEIKKLYGMRWGIETSFRDLKHTIGLNYYHSKKTDSVLQEIYARMVMYNFCQLITGQVDIKRSKNGRKYAYRINLSQAVQICRNFLSGKVIQSDISALISAFILPIRKGRDKPRIKGARRDVYFNYRIA; encoded by the coding sequence ATGAAATATGCAGGAAGATTGAGAAAAACTTTATGGGATATTATTGACGTTATCTGTTCGCAGCGTGATGAATTTTTCGTTTCATCAAAAAGCAATTTTACCCGAAAAGGCAAATTCAAGCCCCGGGATATTTTCAAGGCTCTGCTTCTTATGGAAGACAGATCGCTCTCTCACGAGTTGCTGCCGTATTTTGATTTCAAAAAGAATACCCCTACGCCTTCTGCCTTTGTTCAGGCTCGGGCTAAGATAAAGCCATCTGCGTTTGAAGCTCTGTTTGACCGATTGGTTTCAGCGACTACGGATAACAAGAAAAAATATCTGTATAAGGGCTACCGTCTTTTTGCTGTTGACGGCTCTGATTCTCATGTGCCTACCAATCCCGATGACCGGGCATCATATTTTTCTAATCCAAACGGCAGGCACTACAATCTGTTTCACATCAACGCCATGTATGACCTTTTGCGGCATACATATACAGATGTTGTGATCAAGAAAAAGCGTAACTGCGATGAAAGAGAGGCATTTATCGAAATGGTCGAAAAGCACCGAAATGACGATATCCCTATCATTTTTATTGCTGACAGAGGATACGAGTCATACAATGATATGGCGCATATTATCGAATCGGGGCACAGGTTTCTGATAAGGGTACAGGATATTGACAGCAGAGGTATTGCTGCCGGACTTGGTCTGCCGGACAGATTTTTTGATGAGTGCATAACGCTGCAATTAACCAGAAGATATACTCAAGATATCAAAGAAATGATGAATAATGATCACAGGATAAAGCATATCACAACTGCATTTGATTATCTTCCAAGAAGCTTTGACCGCACTGCTCCTCCACAGTTTTATGAGCTGCCGATAAGAATAGTCCGCTTTAAGGTCAAGGAAAAATATGAGGTCATAATGACAAATCTGCCGAAGGAAAAGTTTCCGCCTATTGAGATCAAAAAGCTCTACGGTATGCGCTGGGGGATAGAAACATCATTCAGAGATCTGAAACACACGATAGGTCTGAATTATTATCACTCTAAGAAAACCGACAGTGTACTTCAGGAAATATATGCAAGAATGGTGATGTACAACTTTTGCCAGCTTATCACAGGTCAAGTTGATATCAAGCGTTCAAAAAATGGCAGGAAATACGCCTACAGGATAAACCTTTCTCAGGCGGTGCAGATATGCAGAAACTTTTTATCGGGGAAGGTTATTCAGTCTGACATTTCTGCACTCATATCAGCATTCATACTGCCGATCCGAAAAGGACGAGACAAACCACGAATAAAGGGTGCAAGGCGGGACGTGTATTTTAATTACAGGATAGCCTGA
- a CDS encoding tyrosine-type recombinase/integrase, whose amino-acid sequence MANVTKRGNSYRIKVSCGYDVHGKQVIQSKSWKPDEGMSARQIEKELQRQIVLFEEECLQGNVIATIKFEEFAKQWFKEYADKKLKAQTIRGYHYLEPRIYKALGHLRLDKITPRHVQRFVNELCEMKCGNNSEKKLSSKTVKLHLSLVSTIFDYAIKMQMIKDNPCKNITLPSPDRKERKIYTVEEIKQILELFDSEPIGNFKYVVFFTLALYTGLRRGELLGLEWKDFDWNKGIMTVSRNSLWTKEKGMYTDTPKTESSIRSLKLQPELIDILMRYKDWQNSYIIDLGDKWQVTDRLFTTWNGSPMHVTSPADYLKEFCRRNNIRYCSPHSWRHLNATLMIESGIDVKTVQACLGHSEPTTTMTCYLHSFQSAQAAAMDAVANAIKIKTKNDTAQKDTAS is encoded by the coding sequence ATGGCAAACGTGACAAAACGAGGAAACTCTTACAGAATAAAGGTATCGTGCGGGTATGACGTACACGGAAAGCAGGTAATACAATCAAAATCATGGAAACCGGATGAGGGAATGAGCGCAAGGCAGATCGAAAAAGAATTACAAAGACAGATCGTGCTTTTTGAAGAGGAATGTCTGCAAGGGAATGTCATAGCAACTATAAAGTTTGAAGAATTTGCAAAGCAATGGTTTAAAGAATATGCTGATAAAAAACTCAAAGCGCAGACGATAAGGGGCTATCACTATTTAGAACCCCGCATATACAAAGCACTCGGGCATTTAAGGCTTGACAAGATAACGCCACGTCATGTTCAGAGATTTGTTAATGAGCTTTGTGAAATGAAGTGCGGCAATAATTCCGAAAAGAAATTATCCTCCAAAACTGTAAAACTGCACTTATCGCTTGTATCGACGATTTTTGACTATGCGATAAAAATGCAGATGATCAAGGACAATCCATGTAAAAATATTACACTTCCCTCACCCGACAGAAAAGAACGTAAAATATACACAGTCGAAGAAATAAAGCAGATACTTGAGCTTTTTGATTCAGAGCCTATAGGCAATTTTAAATATGTAGTGTTTTTTACTCTTGCGCTTTACACAGGTCTTAGGCGTGGTGAGCTTTTAGGACTTGAATGGAAGGATTTTGATTGGAACAAAGGAATAATGACTGTCAGCCGAAATTCACTTTGGACAAAGGAAAAGGGTATGTACACAGACACACCCAAAACCGAATCAAGCATCAGGAGCTTAAAGCTTCAGCCCGAATTGATCGATATATTAATGCGCTACAAAGATTGGCAGAACAGCTACATAATTGATTTAGGTGACAAATGGCAGGTCACAGACAGGCTTTTCACCACCTGGAACGGATCACCTATGCACGTTACCTCCCCTGCCGATTATCTCAAAGAGTTTTGCAGGAGAAATAATATACGTTACTGTTCACCGCATTCATGGCGGCACTTAAACGCCACGCTTATGATCGAAAGCGGTATCGATGTAAAAACTGTTCAGGCGTGTTTAGGGCATTCCGAGCCTACAACAACAATGACCTGTTATTTACATTCATTTCAGTCAGCACAGGCAGCAGCAATGGACGCCGTTGCAAATGCTATCAAGATCAAAACAAAAAATGATACAGCACAGAAAGATACAGCAAGCTGA
- a CDS encoding ABC transporter permease, with translation MRLYINECIKAFCRCSTIGIFLALAVLNGVLLWVNETSKEEQLYTAGQYKAVYDSIDKMNADEALEKLTQMQNELDILEQLSFGEEVSDIYTDADTKYLLEKYNGKSYLKFCDDIYTERQLIADALKEVQACAEYGGYLDGIDAQARKMTGISLFAEPDSFSYKNIAKTPDDFAHLKGSTLTPASSKGIDMATGFLPTDIAAFLMIMTVVVTIVTREKELDQITLSRTTYKGRMPLGIAKLMTCFTAAFAALFLLFSVNLAAGYFTYGYGNISRQIQSVYSFNGSDLKISVVQYLGLFLLSKFVVYCLFAVLIYLITTVSNSSVKVYAVLAVILAAEAVMYYTIPSASYLCPFKYINLIAFANTHDIFAKYLNLNIFGEPFGYKTVFVVSLVVLLLTFSILSVAFYARQRVIMNRSRRLSFIIFKGRNTSLFLQECYKVFIGERVLFILLAFGAFVWFGYTPINEKFASSDEIYYKQYMLKLEGEFTPEKEHFLVDEQSKFDKAQEDMQRELAEGNVFAAMKYQNILASQTAFEQVKAHAEYLRSTDGGEFVYDSGYKLLTGDESAGNKDTTLALTALAMLICTLTYVYCVEYQTGASVLLHSTPRGRKAVFLRKLVIGTIVLTVIYILTYAPYFYNVLNAYGTRQLSAPACSLEHLSGWNLSILEYLILISVLRYLGMIVAMLLIYFVSSKAKSFISSLLIETVVLIVPLVLFLLDVSAFKWFGLSPVIISNV, from the coding sequence ATGCGACTTTACATAAACGAATGTATCAAGGCTTTCTGTCGCTGCTCAACGATAGGCATTTTTCTGGCGCTTGCGGTTCTGAACGGTGTGCTGCTTTGGGTGAACGAAACATCAAAAGAAGAGCAGTTATATACCGCCGGGCAGTACAAAGCGGTTTATGATTCAATAGATAAAATGAATGCAGATGAAGCACTTGAAAAGCTCACACAAATGCAGAACGAACTTGATATTTTAGAGCAATTATCATTTGGAGAAGAAGTTTCAGATATTTATACAGATGCCGACACTAAATATTTACTTGAAAAGTATAACGGCAAAAGCTATCTTAAATTCTGTGATGACATCTACACCGAACGGCAGCTTATTGCTGATGCCCTCAAAGAGGTGCAGGCCTGCGCCGAATACGGCGGCTATCTTGACGGCATTGACGCGCAGGCAAGGAAGATGACGGGTATATCACTTTTTGCAGAGCCCGACAGCTTTTCCTACAAGAACATTGCCAAAACGCCGGACGACTTTGCGCACCTTAAAGGCAGCACACTCACCCCTGCCTCAAGCAAGGGTATTGATATGGCAACAGGCTTTCTTCCTACAGATATTGCGGCGTTTCTGATGATTATGACTGTTGTCGTTACAATAGTCACAAGGGAGAAAGAGCTTGACCAGATAACCCTTTCCCGAACTACATACAAGGGCAGAATGCCACTCGGGATCGCCAAGCTGATGACCTGCTTTACGGCTGCATTTGCGGCACTTTTTTTGCTTTTTTCAGTCAACCTTGCGGCAGGGTATTTCACCTACGGATACGGTAATATCTCGCGGCAGATACAGTCTGTTTACAGCTTTAACGGCAGTGATCTGAAAATATCAGTCGTACAGTATTTAGGACTGTTCCTTCTGAGTAAATTTGTTGTCTACTGCCTTTTTGCAGTCTTGATATATCTGATAACTACGGTTTCAAATTCTTCCGTAAAAGTATATGCTGTACTGGCAGTGATACTCGCAGCGGAGGCTGTGATGTACTACACCATTCCAAGCGCAAGCTATCTCTGTCCGTTCAAGTATATCAACCTTATTGCATTTGCCAATACGCACGATATTTTTGCAAAGTATCTTAACCTGAACATCTTTGGCGAACCTTTTGGATACAAGACGGTTTTTGTTGTTTCACTTGTAGTTTTACTCTTAACATTTTCTATACTGTCAGTAGCTTTTTACGCTCGTCAAAGAGTCATCATGAATCGCAGCAGGCGGCTTTCCTTCATAATTTTCAAAGGCCGAAACACCAGCCTTTTCTTGCAGGAGTGCTACAAGGTCTTTATTGGCGAAAGGGTACTGTTTATCCTGCTCGCTTTCGGGGCATTCGTGTGGTTTGGCTACACTCCGATCAATGAGAAATTTGCATCATCGGACGAGATCTACTACAAGCAGTATATGCTGAAGTTAGAGGGTGAATTCACCCCCGAAAAGGAGCATTTTCTTGTCGACGAACAATCGAAATTTGATAAAGCGCAGGAGGATATGCAGCGCGAGCTTGCCGAGGGGAATGTCTTTGCGGCGATGAAATATCAAAATATTCTTGCCTCTCAGACGGCATTCGAGCAGGTCAAAGCCCACGCCGAATATCTGAGATCCACCGACGGTGGAGAGTTCGTTTACGACTCGGGCTACAAGCTGCTGACGGGTGATGAAAGTGCTGGAAACAAGGACACAACCCTTGCCCTGACCGCCCTTGCAATGCTTATTTGCACGCTGACTTATGTATATTGCGTCGAGTATCAGACGGGTGCGTCGGTGCTTTTGCACTCAACTCCAAGAGGGCGAAAAGCTGTTTTTCTGCGAAAGCTTGTCATAGGAACGATAGTGCTGACAGTTATTTATATCCTTACCTATGCGCCGTATTTTTACAACGTACTTAATGCCTACGGCACAAGGCAGCTTTCCGCGCCTGCCTGCTCTCTTGAGCATCTGTCGGGGTGGAATCTGAGCATACTGGAATATCTTATTCTTATCTCTGTCCTGCGTTATCTTGGAATGATTGTAGCAATGCTTTTGATATATTTTGTATCAAGCAAAGCCAAAAGCTTTATATCTTCGCTGCTGATAGAAACGGTGGTGCTGATAGTTCCGCTGGTGCTGTTTTTACTTGATGTAAGTGCATTCAAGTGGTTTGGGCTCAGCCCAGTAATTATTTCAAATGTATGA